One window of Mesorhizobium sp. WSM4904 genomic DNA carries:
- a CDS encoding cytochrome c oxidase subunit 3, with amino-acid sequence MSVILVFLLVIAGFAGWWLSHQRLMAKPWLEQGVAGDFVGFDRSALPTAKIGLGVFLAVVGCLFSLFTSAYFMRMGLSDWRPLPLPRLLWLNTGVLVLSSVALQCAVVAARRGQVDMVRLGLATAGLTALAFLAGQLMAWRQLTDDGYLLASNPANSFFYLITAMHGLHILGGLVGLGRTSAGAWNGTRPERLSLSVELCAMYWHFLLFVWLCIFAVLAGWATTFVSICQRLLT; translated from the coding sequence ATGAGCGTCATCCTGGTCTTTCTGCTGGTGATAGCCGGCTTTGCCGGTTGGTGGCTTTCGCACCAGCGGCTAATGGCGAAGCCGTGGCTGGAGCAAGGCGTGGCCGGGGACTTCGTCGGCTTCGACCGGTCGGCCCTGCCCACCGCCAAGATCGGCCTCGGTGTCTTCCTCGCTGTCGTCGGTTGCCTGTTCTCGCTATTCACCAGCGCCTACTTCATGCGCATGGGCCTGTCGGACTGGCGGCCGCTGCCGCTGCCGCGCCTGCTCTGGCTGAACACCGGGGTGCTGGTGCTGAGCAGCGTCGCGTTGCAATGTGCCGTGGTCGCCGCGCGCAGAGGCCAGGTGGACATGGTCAGGCTCGGTCTTGCAACGGCCGGGCTGACCGCCCTCGCCTTCCTGGCCGGCCAGTTGATGGCCTGGCGGCAACTGACCGATGACGGCTACCTTTTGGCCTCCAACCCGGCCAACAGCTTCTTCTATCTGATCACCGCGATGCATGGCCTGCACATACTGGGCGGACTGGTCGGCCTTGGCAGGACGAGCGCCGGCGCCTGGAACGGAACGCGGCCGGAGCGGCTCAGCCTCAGCGTCGAGCTCTGCGCCATGTATTGGCATTTCCTGCTTTTCGTCTGGCTCTGCATCTTCGCCGTTCTGGCCGGCTGGGCGACGACGTTCGTGAGCATTTGCCAACGGCTGCTGACCTAG
- a CDS encoding cytochrome c oxidase subunit II, translated as MAIVLVLVLIVVGSVLFHLLSPWWWTPIASNWDYIDNTIIISFWITGIVFSAVVLFMAYCVFRFRHREGNRAAYEPENKRLESWLMIATAAGVTALLVPGLFVWSRFVNVPSQAADIEVIGQQWQWSFRLPGKDGKLGTSDNRDVTADNPLGIAPKDPNGQDDVLVEAADLHLPVGKPVKVLLRSIDVLHDFYIPEFRAKMDMIPGSVTYFWFTPTRTGTFQVLCAELCGQGHPLMHGVVVVDTEQDYLAWLGQQQTFAQLSAPKQTGSANQSSGKTSGLDVAARLETLGAR; from the coding sequence ATGGCCATTGTGCTTGTACTCGTTTTGATCGTTGTGGGCTCGGTGTTGTTCCACCTCCTGAGCCCATGGTGGTGGACGCCGATCGCCTCGAACTGGGACTATATCGACAACACCATCATCATCAGCTTCTGGATCACCGGCATCGTCTTTTCCGCCGTCGTGCTCTTTATGGCCTATTGCGTCTTCCGCTTCCGGCATCGGGAGGGCAATCGCGCGGCATATGAACCGGAGAACAAGCGGCTCGAATCGTGGCTGATGATCGCCACCGCGGCCGGCGTCACCGCCTTGCTCGTTCCCGGTCTCTTCGTCTGGAGCCGCTTCGTCAACGTTCCCAGCCAGGCCGCCGATATCGAGGTTATCGGCCAGCAATGGCAATGGAGCTTCCGCTTGCCGGGCAAGGACGGCAAGCTCGGTACCTCAGATAACCGCGACGTGACCGCCGACAATCCGTTGGGCATCGCCCCCAAAGATCCCAACGGCCAGGACGACGTCTTGGTCGAGGCCGCCGATCTGCACCTTCCCGTCGGCAAGCCGGTCAAGGTGCTGCTGCGTTCGATCGATGTGCTGCATGATTTCTACATCCCGGAATTCCGCGCCAAAATGGACATGATCCCCGGATCGGTCACCTATTTCTGGTTCACGCCAACCAGAACCGGAACCTTCCAGGTCTTGTGCGCCGAGCTGTGCGGCCAGGGACATCCGCTGATGCATGGCGTGGTCGTGGTCGACACCGAGCAGGACTATCTGGCCTGGCTCGGCCAGCAGCAGACCTTTGCGCAATTGTCCGCGCCCAAGCAAACCGGCTCGGCGAACCAATCGTCCGGAAAGACGTCCGGTTTGGACGTCGCGGCAAGACTCGAAACGCTCGGGGCCCGCTGA
- the ctaD gene encoding cytochrome c oxidase subunit I, with translation MVDVTPADAVPPAEVGEVELYHPHSWWTKYVFSQDAKVIAVQYSATATAIGLVALVLSWLMRLQLGFPGTFDFITPEAYYQFITVHGMIMVIYLLTALFLGGFGNYLIPLMVGARDMVFPYVNMLSYWVYLLAVLVLVSSFFAPGGPTGAGWTLYPPQAIMSGTPGGQDWGIILMLSSLILFIIGFTMGGLNYVVTVLQGRTRGMTLMRLPLTVWGIFTATVMALLAFPALFVACVMMLLDRLLGTSFFMPAIVEMGEQLQHNGGSPILFQHLFWFFGHPEVYIVALPAFGIVSDLISTHARKNIFGYRMMVWAIIAIGALSFVVWAHHMYVSGMNPYFGFFFATTTLIIAVPTAIKVYNWVLTLWRGDIHLTIPMLFALAFIVTFVNGGLTGLFLGNVVVDVPLSDTMFVVAHFHMVMGVAPILVIFGAIYHWYPKVTGRMLDETLGRFHFWVTFLGAYLIFFPMHYLGLMGVPRRYAELTDMNIMTESAHHLNSFISIMAFIVGFAQMVFLFNLIWSIRHGREAGGNPWRATTLEWQTPETPPAHGNFGKELPIVYRWAYDYSVPGAKEDFIPQNVPGSFGPSREPA, from the coding sequence ATGGTCGACGTCACACCCGCAGATGCCGTTCCACCCGCCGAAGTCGGGGAGGTCGAGCTCTACCATCCGCACAGCTGGTGGACGAAATACGTCTTCTCACAGGACGCCAAGGTCATAGCGGTCCAGTATTCGGCGACGGCAACGGCGATAGGCCTTGTCGCGCTGGTGCTGTCCTGGCTGATGCGCCTGCAGCTCGGCTTCCCCGGCACGTTCGACTTCATCACCCCGGAGGCCTATTACCAGTTCATCACCGTGCACGGCATGATCATGGTGATCTACCTGCTCACCGCGCTCTTCCTTGGCGGCTTCGGCAATTACCTGATCCCGCTGATGGTCGGCGCCCGCGACATGGTCTTCCCCTATGTCAACATGCTGAGCTATTGGGTCTATCTGCTCGCCGTGCTGGTCCTGGTGTCGAGCTTCTTTGCGCCGGGCGGGCCGACCGGCGCGGGCTGGACGCTCTACCCGCCACAGGCGATCATGAGCGGCACGCCGGGCGGCCAGGATTGGGGCATCATCCTGATGCTCTCTTCGCTCATCCTGTTCATCATCGGCTTTACCATGGGTGGCCTGAACTATGTGGTGACGGTGCTGCAGGGCCGCACACGCGGCATGACCCTGATGCGCCTGCCGCTCACCGTCTGGGGCATCTTCACCGCCACCGTGATGGCGCTGCTCGCTTTCCCGGCGCTGTTCGTTGCCTGTGTCATGATGCTGCTCGACCGTCTGCTCGGCACCTCCTTCTTCATGCCGGCGATCGTCGAGATGGGCGAGCAGCTGCAGCACAATGGCGGCAGCCCGATCCTGTTCCAGCATCTGTTCTGGTTCTTCGGCCACCCGGAAGTCTACATCGTGGCGCTGCCGGCCTTCGGCATCGTGTCCGACCTGATCAGCACGCATGCGCGCAAGAACATCTTCGGCTACCGCATGATGGTCTGGGCCATCATCGCCATCGGCGCGCTGAGCTTCGTGGTCTGGGCGCACCACATGTATGTCAGCGGCATGAATCCCTATTTCGGCTTCTTCTTCGCCACCACGACGTTGATCATTGCCGTGCCGACCGCGATCAAGGTCTATAACTGGGTGCTGACGCTATGGCGCGGCGACATCCACCTCACCATACCCATGCTGTTCGCGCTCGCCTTCATCGTCACCTTCGTCAACGGCGGCCTGACGGGCCTGTTCCTCGGCAATGTCGTCGTCGACGTGCCGCTGTCGGACACGATGTTCGTCGTAGCCCATTTCCACATGGTCATGGGCGTCGCGCCGATCCTGGTGATCTTCGGTGCGATCTATCACTGGTATCCGAAGGTCACCGGACGGATGCTGGACGAGACGCTCGGCCGCTTCCATTTCTGGGTCACCTTCCTCGGCGCCTATCTGATCTTCTTCCCCATGCACTATCTCGGCCTGATGGGCGTTCCGCGGCGTTACGCCGAACTGACCGACATGAATATCATGACGGAATCGGCCCACCATCTGAACTCGTTCATCAGCATCATGGCCTTCATCGTCGGCTTCGCCCAGATGGTGTTCCTGTTCAACCTGATCTGGAGCATCCGCCATGGCCGCGAGGCCGGCGGCAACCCGTGGCGGGCAACGACGCTCGAGTGGCAGACGCCTGAGACGCCGCCGGCGCATGGCAATTTCGGCAAGGAGCTGCCGATCGTCTATCGCTGGGCTTACGACTACAGCGTGCCAGGGGCCAAGGAGGACTTCATCCCGCAGAACGTGCCGGGCTCTTTCGGCCCCTCCAGGGAGCCGGCATGA
- a CDS encoding heme-copper oxidase subunit III family protein — MAETTLTHTSQLDRPQGWRGIAADWASDQRAFKNVSWGKAMMWIFLLSDTFIFGCFLLSYMTARMSTRVPWPNPSEVFALRIGGSEIPLILIAIMTFVLISSSGTMAMAVNFGYRRDRRKTAILMLLTAALGATFVGMQAFEWTKLITEGVRPWGNPWGAAQFGSCFFMITGFHGTHVTIGVIFLIIVARKVWRGDFDIGRPGFFTSRRGRYENVEIMGLYWHFVDLVWVFIFAFFYLW; from the coding sequence ATGGCCGAGACGACACTGACGCACACCAGCCAGTTGGATCGCCCCCAAGGCTGGCGCGGGATCGCCGCCGACTGGGCCTCGGATCAGCGCGCCTTCAAGAACGTGTCCTGGGGCAAGGCCATGATGTGGATCTTCCTGCTCAGCGACACCTTCATCTTCGGTTGCTTCCTGCTTTCCTACATGACGGCGCGGATGTCCACGCGCGTGCCGTGGCCGAATCCGAGCGAGGTCTTCGCCCTGCGCATCGGCGGCTCGGAAATCCCGCTGATCCTGATCGCCATCATGACTTTCGTGCTGATATCGAGCAGCGGCACCATGGCGATGGCGGTCAATTTCGGCTACCGCCGCGATCGCCGCAAAACCGCGATCCTGATGCTTTTGACCGCCGCGCTCGGCGCGACCTTCGTCGGCATGCAGGCCTTCGAATGGACCAAGCTGATCACCGAAGGGGTTCGTCCCTGGGGCAATCCCTGGGGAGCCGCGCAATTCGGCTCGTGCTTTTTCATGATCACCGGCTTCCACGGCACCCACGTGACCATCGGCGTGATCTTCCTGATCATCGTGGCGCGAAAAGTCTGGCGCGGCGATTTCGACATCGGACGACCCGGGTTTTTCACGAGCCGCCGCGGCCGCTACGAGAATGTCGAGATCATGGGACTCTACTGGCACTTCGTCGACCTGGTCTGGGTGTTCATTTTCGCCTTCTTCTATCTTTGGTGA
- a CDS encoding zinc-binding dehydrogenase: protein MKAVCVTETRQLEVRKIPTPTTPPSGHILVDIVASAINHGDKAFLARPTITVGLNTSLHNIWGASASGRVSAIGADVPADFAGRNVALYRSLTPSADIVGLWSEQAVVPYTSALILPESVAVEDYCGSLVNAMTGYAFLEEMVSVGHKGLIVTAGASATGLAVAAIARRKHIPLLALVRSEKAGEELRGFGVEHVLSTDTEKFESRFARLAEELGTTAVFDGIGGELINRIVPHLPVNSTVSFYGFLSGAIPISAPSALFLAKTLTMKGFSNFNSRTVKDPRKLRAALTSLEEIIADPMFRTRRGKTFSLDQIGEAMAYEAKPGAKAVLAAVAS, encoded by the coding sequence ATGAAAGCCGTCTGCGTCACCGAAACCCGCCAGCTTGAGGTTCGGAAGATTCCAACGCCCACCACCCCGCCGAGCGGACACATCCTGGTGGACATCGTCGCCTCCGCCATCAACCATGGTGACAAGGCCTTTCTTGCCAGACCGACGATCACGGTGGGGCTCAACACCAGCCTCCACAACATATGGGGGGCCTCAGCCTCCGGCAGGGTGAGCGCCATTGGTGCGGATGTCCCGGCCGACTTCGCGGGCAGGAATGTGGCGCTCTACCGTTCGCTGACGCCGAGCGCGGATATTGTCGGCTTGTGGTCTGAGCAAGCCGTCGTGCCCTATACCAGCGCTCTCATTCTCCCTGAGAGCGTTGCAGTCGAGGACTATTGCGGTTCTCTGGTTAATGCGATGACCGGGTACGCCTTTCTGGAAGAGATGGTGAGCGTAGGACACAAGGGCCTGATCGTCACGGCGGGAGCGTCCGCCACCGGGCTTGCCGTCGCGGCGATCGCTCGGAGAAAACACATCCCGTTGCTCGCCCTGGTCCGTTCCGAGAAGGCAGGCGAGGAGCTTCGCGGATTCGGTGTCGAGCATGTGCTGAGCACGGATACGGAAAAGTTTGAAAGCCGGTTCGCCAGGCTTGCGGAAGAACTCGGCACGACGGCGGTCTTCGACGGCATTGGAGGAGAGCTAATCAATCGGATCGTTCCGCATCTGCCGGTCAACAGCACCGTTTCGTTCTATGGCTTTCTCAGCGGAGCAATCCCGATCTCGGCTCCGTCCGCGCTCTTTCTGGCGAAGACCCTTACGATGAAAGGGTTCAGCAATTTTAACAGCAGAACCGTCAAAGACCCGCGGAAGCTTCGTGCTGCCCTGACATCGCTGGAAGAGATCATCGCCGACCCGATGTTCAGGACGCGACGGGGAAAGACGTTTAGCCTTGACCAAATCGGGGAAGCCATGGCCTATGAGGCCAAACCAGGTGCGAAGGCGGTTCTCGCAGCGGTCGCTTCATGA
- a CDS encoding SDR family NAD(P)-dependent oxidoreductase, translating into MDLQKQTAVIVGGTGDIGHATAKLFVKAGARVIITGRQRERAAARAQLLGPLARGDAVSPADEADLRHFFGEIGTFDHLVLTLGTQSITLPFAQLNDGHMRDAMDSKYMAYTRTLRAALGHVQQSVTWLTSAAARTALPGLSNYAAPNGALHAMMGPLAMELAP; encoded by the coding sequence ATGGACCTGCAAAAGCAGACGGCAGTCATCGTCGGAGGGACGGGCGACATCGGACACGCCACCGCGAAGCTGTTCGTCAAAGCTGGCGCTCGCGTGATCATAACCGGACGACAGCGGGAGCGTGCGGCAGCCAGAGCTCAGTTGCTTGGCCCCTTGGCGCGCGGCGATGCCGTTTCACCTGCCGATGAGGCTGATCTGCGCCATTTCTTCGGTGAGATCGGCACGTTCGACCACCTGGTTCTGACCTTGGGGACGCAGTCGATCACGCTACCCTTCGCGCAGCTCAACGACGGGCACATGCGTGACGCCATGGATTCAAAGTACATGGCGTATACGCGAACCCTGCGCGCCGCCCTCGGCCACGTCCAACAGTCGGTGACCTGGCTGACAAGTGCCGCCGCTCGAACGGCGCTACCCGGGCTCAGCAATTATGCGGCACCGAACGGTGCCCTTCACGCGATGATGGGCCCGCTGGCAATGGAGCTTGCGCCCTGA
- a CDS encoding LysR family transcriptional regulator, protein MNEKNFRGVDLNLLVMFVTVMRERSTTRAAERLFVSQPAVSHALRRLRAIFDDRLFVRVRQGMVPTPRAEALYCDLLPSLEAIERKLQERDHFEPGPSERVFRLGLPSALDICVMPLLLEALAKQAPRVSLVVRPVSLHTGPALLDSEEIELGVSVFPRIESWHRRRNLGPRNYGCVFNGRRLGIRPPITLKRYLGLPHLLTSFSGERSGVVDTALAKQGLSRRVLVAGDLAALPFYLSKCDAVATLPDYAARVVAARLALSYSKPPLALPDFSLSMIWHDRHDYDPGHRWFRDLVGEIVIAI, encoded by the coding sequence ATGAATGAGAAGAATTTTCGGGGCGTCGATCTGAACCTGCTGGTGATGTTCGTGACGGTGATGCGCGAACGATCGACGACGCGCGCGGCCGAGCGCCTGTTCGTGAGCCAGCCTGCGGTGAGCCACGCGCTGCGGCGGCTGCGAGCGATCTTCGACGACCGGCTGTTCGTGCGCGTGCGCCAGGGCATGGTCCCGACACCGCGCGCCGAGGCGCTCTACTGCGACTTGCTGCCGAGCCTCGAGGCGATCGAGCGCAAGCTGCAGGAACGCGACCACTTCGAGCCGGGGCCTTCCGAACGCGTGTTCCGACTGGGTCTGCCGAGCGCGCTGGACATCTGCGTCATGCCGCTACTGTTGGAGGCGCTCGCTAAGCAGGCCCCTCGCGTGAGTCTGGTTGTGCGGCCTGTGAGCCTGCATACGGGGCCAGCGCTTCTCGACAGCGAGGAGATTGAGCTGGGCGTGTCGGTATTTCCGAGGATCGAATCCTGGCACCGCCGCAGGAACCTGGGCCCGCGCAACTACGGCTGCGTGTTCAATGGCCGGCGGCTGGGAATCCGGCCGCCGATCACCCTCAAGCGCTACCTCGGCCTGCCGCACCTGCTGACCTCGTTCAGCGGCGAGCGAAGCGGCGTGGTCGACACCGCCCTTGCCAAGCAGGGGCTGAGCCGTCGTGTCCTGGTGGCGGGCGACCTTGCCGCGCTGCCGTTCTATCTCTCCAAGTGCGATGCGGTCGCAACGCTGCCCGACTACGCAGCCCGGGTGGTCGCGGCCCGGCTAGCATTGAGCTACAGCAAGCCGCCACTCGCGCTGCCGGATTTTTCGCTCTCCATGATCTGGCATGACCGGCACGACTACGATCCCGGCCACCGCTGGTTCCGCGACCTGGTCGGCGAGATCGTCATTGCCATCTGA
- a CDS encoding epoxide hydrolase family protein encodes MSLEADRRAVLASASALMAASLMPNALLADSGSKESNTMSQAEPFKIHIPDATLARVRDRLQTVHWPKVSKTAGWRYGVDADWFAKLVSYWRGTYDWRSIEASLNRTPQYLVNIDGRNVHYARLAPAGGHGAHPPLLLLHGWPYTFAAMLPLAEKLADDGFEVIVPSLPGFAFSEAPDDQIRGLRFISRRIDRLMTDVLGYARYLIHGGDFGAVVADWIAIDTPDHLAGIHAHMIAFRHAGAEYGSGQTGVADPAPEEVAYAKAEVENMDRESAYFRLQFTRPETITYALTDSPVGWAAYMLDKWQKWSDTRKRSVDAIYGPDRLLTEVMLFLVTDTVATSIWPYAGFATEPFGLQPGQKIAVPFGYSSFPDPLLPRMPRRFVERSRPDIRLWREHDEGGHLSMLEQTDVLAADIRDFAAGLE; translated from the coding sequence ATGTCTCTTGAAGCAGATCGCAGAGCAGTCCTCGCCTCGGCGTCAGCGCTGATGGCGGCGAGCTTGATGCCCAATGCACTGCTGGCCGATTCCGGATCAAAGGAATCGAACACCATGTCTCAAGCTGAACCGTTCAAGATCCATATCCCCGACGCAACGCTCGCCCGCGTCAGGGATCGGCTCCAGACCGTCCATTGGCCGAAGGTCTCGAAGACCGCCGGCTGGCGGTATGGCGTAGATGCGGACTGGTTCGCGAAGCTCGTGTCGTACTGGCGCGGCACTTACGATTGGCGGTCGATCGAGGCGTCGCTGAACCGCACCCCGCAATATCTGGTCAATATTGACGGCCGAAACGTTCACTATGCTCGACTTGCTCCGGCCGGCGGACACGGCGCCCATCCGCCGCTGCTGCTCCTGCACGGATGGCCGTACACATTTGCCGCCATGCTTCCGCTGGCGGAGAAGCTCGCAGACGATGGCTTCGAAGTAATCGTGCCGTCCTTGCCGGGTTTCGCGTTCTCGGAAGCCCCCGACGATCAAATCCGTGGCCTCCGCTTCATCTCCAGGCGAATCGATCGCCTGATGACCGATGTTCTTGGTTACGCCCGTTACCTCATTCATGGCGGCGACTTTGGCGCGGTGGTCGCCGATTGGATTGCGATCGACACGCCCGACCACCTGGCAGGCATCCATGCCCACATGATCGCCTTCCGCCATGCTGGCGCGGAGTATGGGTCAGGCCAAACGGGTGTCGCGGACCCAGCTCCCGAGGAAGTGGCCTATGCGAAAGCCGAGGTGGAGAACATGGATCGTGAGAGCGCCTACTTTCGCCTCCAGTTCACGCGCCCCGAGACCATCACATATGCCCTGACGGACAGCCCGGTCGGCTGGGCCGCCTACATGCTCGACAAGTGGCAGAAATGGAGCGACACGCGCAAGCGCAGCGTCGACGCGATCTACGGCCCGGACCGATTGCTGACCGAAGTCATGCTGTTTCTCGTCACCGACACGGTGGCGACCTCGATCTGGCCCTACGCCGGCTTTGCCACGGAGCCGTTTGGCCTGCAGCCCGGGCAGAAGATAGCGGTTCCGTTCGGCTACTCGTCGTTTCCCGATCCGCTCCTGCCCCGCATGCCGCGCCGCTTCGTCGAGCGATCGCGCCCCGACATCAGATTGTGGCGCGAGCACGATGAGGGCGGCCATCTTTCGATGCTCGAGCAGACGGACGTTCTTGCCGCTGACATTCGGGATTTCGCTGCCGGACTTGAGTGA